A genomic region of Elephas maximus indicus isolate mEleMax1 chromosome 10, mEleMax1 primary haplotype, whole genome shotgun sequence contains the following coding sequences:
- the LOC126083815 gene encoding dehydrogenase/reductase SDR family member 4-like, with protein MQTAGLFGGFCARAWRVSLRLASSGMAPQQPLTNKVALVTASTDGIGFAITRRLAQEGAHVVISSRKQQNVDRAVAELQREGLSVSGTVCHVGKAEDRERLVATAVRLHGGVDILVANAAVSPFFGNLMDVTEEIWDKILDINVKATALMTKAVVPEMEKRGGGSVVIVASVAAYNPLPGLGPYNVSKTALVGLTKNLATELAARNIRVNCLAPGVIKTKFSHVLWMDKAKEESIKESLCIKRIGKPEECAGIVSFLCSEDASYITGETIVVAGGALSRL; from the exons ATGCAGACGGCGGGGCTGTTTGGGGGCTTCTGTGCCCGAGCGTGGAGGGTGTCGCTGCGACTGGCCAGCTCCGGGATGGCTCCCCAGCAACCGCTCACGAATAAGGTGGCCCTGGTAACGGCCTCCACCGATGG GATTGGTTTTGCCATCACCCGGCGTCTGGCCCAGGAGGGCGCCCACGTGGTCATCAGCAGCCGGAAGCAGCAGAATGTGGACCGGGCAGTGGCGGAGCTGCAGAGGGAAGGGCTGAGTGTGTCGGGCACCGTGTGCCACGTGGGGAAGGCCGAGGACCGCGAGCGGCTGGTGGCCACA GCTGTGAGGCTTCATGGGGGTGTTGACATCCTGGTCGCCAATGCTGCTGTCAGCCCTTTCTTTGGAAACCTAATGGATGTCACTGAGGAGATATGGGACAAG ATTCTGGACATTAATGTGAAGGCCACAGCGCTGATGACAAAGGCAGTGGTGCCAGAGATGGAGAAACGAGG agGTGGCTCAGTAGTGATTGTGGCCTCCGTAGCAGCCTACAACCCGCTCCCT GGCCTGGGTCCTTACAATGTTAGTAAAACAGCCTTGGTGGGCCTCACCAAGAACCTGGCCACAGAGCTGGCTGCAAGGAACATTAGGGTGAACTGCCTGGCACCTGGAGTCATCAAGACCAAATTCAGCCATGTG TTGTGGATGGACAAGGCAAAAGAAGAAAGCATAAAAGAAAGCCTGTGTATAAAAAG GATAGGCAAACCAGAGGAGTGTGCAGGCATTGtgtcttttctgtgctctgaagatGCCAGCTACATCACTGGAGAGACAATAGTGGTGGCTGGAGGGGCCCTCTCCCGCCTCTGA